A window of the Bacteriovorax sp. PP10 genome harbors these coding sequences:
- a CDS encoding AMP-dependent synthetase/ligase: MNKDATLSKLFLKKTAKSPHRKAIGWIEGSDLHFYNNDEYQQKVRVIFYGLNSLGIKPQDRVAILGQTSKEWHFFDLAALCARAVVTPVYPTYMSDEVEYILNNSETKILILENEAQFQKILAEQDKLTHLKCIVALKDISEESVKKLSDKIIFQTYQQFIDIGTLESQNSPKLFEASIEQSEPTDIASIIYTSGTTGDPKGAVISQRAFVVMLNNVYSSLKTNILPNDRTLTFLPLSHVFGRCDSFLNLVFDFECVFAESMDKVVDNMQTAKPTILLAVPRIFEKVYSKVLENVQKENELKKKVFDWALSASNTYYQKINADKSPTTFEILQKNLAYKLVFEKIYARFGGRIRFLVSGGAPLSPDIMNFLQNANLTILEGYGLTETIAPCILNPPVRQIPGAIGLPLGDVQVKFAEDGEIMLKTEALFSQYYKNEEATKEAFKDGWFLTGDIGELTTDGYVKITDRKKDIIITSAGKNVAPQKIENILKLQKHISNAMVVGDKRKFLVAIVSIDREAFIDEMGSSKTYEELAADPQVYETLDKEVHAANSDLASFESIKGFIVAPSDFTVENGQLTPSLKLKKKIILKAYEKEVDALYKKLES, from the coding sequence ATGAACAAAGACGCAACACTTTCGAAACTCTTTTTAAAGAAGACCGCGAAATCACCACACCGTAAGGCCATTGGATGGATTGAAGGTTCAGATCTACATTTCTATAACAACGATGAATACCAACAAAAAGTCCGAGTGATTTTTTATGGTTTAAATAGCCTTGGTATAAAACCACAGGATCGTGTAGCAATTCTTGGACAAACTTCTAAAGAATGGCACTTCTTCGATCTTGCCGCTCTTTGTGCCCGCGCTGTCGTCACTCCTGTCTACCCGACTTATATGTCTGATGAAGTGGAGTACATTTTAAATAATAGTGAAACAAAAATTCTTATTTTAGAAAACGAAGCTCAGTTTCAAAAGATCCTAGCTGAACAAGACAAATTGACTCACTTAAAATGTATCGTGGCCCTAAAAGATATTTCAGAAGAATCAGTTAAAAAATTATCAGATAAAATTATTTTTCAGACTTATCAACAATTCATCGACATTGGGACATTAGAATCACAAAACTCTCCTAAGCTTTTTGAAGCAAGCATTGAACAAAGTGAACCAACTGATATCGCCTCAATCATTTACACTTCTGGAACAACTGGTGACCCCAAAGGGGCCGTGATTAGTCAAAGAGCTTTCGTTGTTATGTTAAATAACGTTTATTCTTCACTGAAAACGAATATCCTTCCAAACGATAGAACATTAACATTCCTTCCCTTGTCTCACGTATTTGGAAGATGTGACTCATTCTTAAATCTCGTTTTTGATTTTGAATGTGTCTTTGCTGAATCGATGGATAAAGTTGTCGACAACATGCAGACTGCAAAGCCAACTATTCTTTTAGCTGTGCCTAGAATTTTTGAAAAAGTGTATTCAAAAGTTTTAGAAAATGTTCAAAAAGAAAATGAGTTAAAAAAGAAAGTTTTCGACTGGGCCTTGTCAGCATCAAATACTTACTACCAAAAAATCAATGCTGATAAATCTCCAACGACTTTTGAAATTTTACAAAAGAATCTTGCTTATAAATTAGTTTTCGAAAAAATATACGCCCGCTTCGGTGGACGCATTCGTTTCCTTGTTTCAGGTGGAGCTCCATTGTCTCCGGACATTATGAACTTCCTACAAAATGCTAACCTTACTATCCTTGAAGGTTACGGTCTGACTGAAACAATTGCTCCTTGTATTTTAAATCCTCCTGTAAGACAAATTCCTGGGGCCATCGGTCTTCCACTTGGTGACGTTCAAGTCAAATTTGCTGAAGATGGTGAGATCATGCTTAAGACTGAAGCACTCTTCAGTCAGTATTATAAAAATGAAGAAGCAACGAAAGAAGCATTCAAAGATGGATGGTTTTTAACTGGTGACATTGGTGAATTAACAACTGATGGTTATGTGAAAATTACAGATAGAAAAAAAGACATCATCATCACGAGCGCTGGTAAAAACGTAGCTCCTCAAAAAATTGAAAACATTTTAAAACTTCAAAAGCATATTTCAAATGCCATGGTTGTTGGTGATAAGAGAAAATTCTTAGTTGCTATTGTCAGCATTGATCGCGAAGCTTTTATCGACGAAATGGGTTCTTCTAAAACTTATGAGGAACTAGCAGCAGACCCTCAGGTCTACGAGACCCTGGATAAGGAAGTTCACGCCGCAAACTCAGACCTGGCAAGCTTTGAGTCCATTAAAGGATTTATTGTCGCACCGAGTGATTTTACGGTTGAAAACGGTCAATTGACCCCATCTTTGAAGCTTAAGAAGAAAATTATCTTAAAGGCCTATGAAAAAGAAGTGGACGCGCTGTATAAAAAGCTAGAATCTTAG
- the rpoZ gene encoding DNA-directed RNA polymerase subunit omega, with the protein MARITIEDCLERVENRYELVHLATKRVKQLREGAEPLVKSKNKEVVTALREIAAGKIKHAPISEYDSDEF; encoded by the coding sequence ATGGCAAGAATTACTATTGAAGACTGCTTAGAAAGAGTAGAAAACAGATATGAACTAGTTCACCTAGCTACTAAGAGAGTAAAGCAACTAAGAGAAGGTGCTGAGCCTCTAGTAAAGTCTAAAAATAAAGAAGTTGTTACAGCACTTAGAGAAATCGCTGCTGGAAAAATCAAACACGCTCCAATCAGCGAATACGATTCTGACGAATTCTAA
- the lon gene encoding endopeptidase La, which translates to MSDLESDFQVKLKPSSGKDDLPKLPEIVVIIPIMNSPIFPGMIAPIILSEEKFTPELDESLLKTGYVALNLVKNDLKDDEGSIIPEEDIDFDKREIKSGDIYKVGVLCKVVKKLKLPDGSVNVLVHGMKRYRASEILSESPILKTRIEVFDDILETDEELDAYTRSVINQVKKLSEINPYFNEEMKLAMLNSPSPGSLADLVAFAISLDIPEAQDFLETLVVKKRFAKLLVYLKREKDVADIQKKISDEVNDKVNKYQREYFLREQLKVIRSELGMEEDEKSRDIKRIKEELEKVGMPEDVLKTAKEELERLELIPDSSPEYNVARTYLTWLIDLPWKKQTTDDLDINTSKKILDKDHYGLEKPKERILEFLAVRKLKPGYDGTILCLAGPPGVGKTSLGKSIAAALGRTFYRFSLGGMRDEAEIKGHRRTYVGAMPGKIIQALKRVEVNNPVIMLDEIDKIGKSFQGDPASALLEVLDPEQNSTFIDNYLDIPFDLSKVLFIATANYINDIPEALLDRMEVIELSGYTLEEKVAITTKWIIPRQLKKHGLQKADFSLNLNVIKKIIADYAREPGVRVLEQHIAKLCRRAALDKVSKPKGKAKKFVPTVENLEGMLGSPRFHSDSAEKKNKPGVVTGLAWTAYGGEILFIETLPLKGKGFKLTGQLGGVMNESASLAYSYVKKILQNQIDVDTAATKKKAGTKKPVAGTPAVVEHEPEDYLAAHEVHLHLPAGATPKDGPSAGITMALALYSLATNKAVDSNIAMTGELSLTGKVLPVGGIKEKVLAAKRAGITTIILPKQNEKDLKEVPVLHRKGMKFFPVSHFDEVLKIALKK; encoded by the coding sequence ATGTCAGATTTAGAAAGCGATTTCCAAGTAAAGCTAAAGCCATCAAGTGGCAAAGACGATCTTCCGAAACTTCCTGAGATCGTAGTTATTATCCCAATCATGAATAGCCCAATCTTCCCGGGAATGATTGCACCTATTATTTTAAGTGAAGAAAAATTCACTCCTGAACTGGATGAATCACTTTTAAAAACAGGTTACGTTGCTCTTAACCTTGTTAAGAACGACCTGAAAGATGATGAAGGAAGTATTATTCCTGAAGAGGATATCGATTTCGATAAACGCGAAATCAAGTCTGGGGACATTTATAAAGTCGGTGTACTTTGTAAAGTTGTTAAGAAGCTAAAGCTTCCAGATGGATCAGTGAACGTTCTTGTTCACGGTATGAAGAGATACAGAGCTTCAGAAATTTTATCTGAGTCTCCAATCTTAAAAACGAGAATTGAAGTTTTCGATGATATTTTAGAAACAGATGAAGAGCTTGATGCTTACACTAGATCGGTAATCAACCAAGTTAAGAAACTTTCTGAAATCAACCCGTACTTCAACGAAGAGATGAAGCTTGCGATGTTGAACTCGCCGTCACCAGGGTCTCTTGCTGACCTTGTGGCATTCGCTATCTCTCTTGATATCCCTGAAGCTCAGGATTTCCTTGAAACACTTGTTGTTAAAAAGAGATTCGCAAAACTTCTTGTATATTTAAAAAGAGAAAAAGACGTTGCTGATATTCAAAAGAAAATCTCTGACGAAGTTAACGATAAAGTTAACAAGTACCAAAGAGAGTATTTCCTACGTGAGCAATTAAAAGTTATCCGTTCTGAACTTGGAATGGAAGAAGATGAAAAATCACGCGACATCAAACGTATTAAAGAGGAATTAGAAAAAGTAGGGATGCCTGAAGATGTTTTAAAAACAGCGAAGGAAGAACTAGAGCGCCTGGAATTAATTCCTGATAGCTCACCAGAATACAACGTTGCTCGTACGTACTTAACTTGGCTGATTGATCTGCCATGGAAAAAACAAACGACTGACGATCTGGATATCAACACATCTAAAAAGATTCTTGATAAAGATCACTACGGTCTTGAAAAACCTAAGGAGCGTATTCTTGAGTTCCTTGCTGTTAGAAAACTAAAGCCAGGATACGATGGAACAATTCTTTGTCTTGCAGGTCCTCCGGGAGTTGGTAAGACATCTCTTGGTAAATCAATCGCAGCAGCTCTTGGAAGAACGTTTTACCGTTTCTCTCTGGGTGGTATGAGAGATGAAGCAGAGATCAAAGGACACAGACGTACATACGTTGGAGCAATGCCAGGGAAGATCATTCAAGCGCTAAAGCGTGTTGAAGTAAACAACCCGGTTATCATGCTTGATGAGATCGATAAGATCGGTAAGTCGTTCCAGGGTGACCCGGCATCAGCACTTCTAGAAGTACTGGACCCGGAACAAAACTCAACGTTCATTGATAACTACCTTGATATCCCATTCGATTTATCAAAGGTTCTTTTCATTGCTACAGCGAACTACATTAACGATATTCCAGAAGCTCTGCTAGACCGTATGGAAGTTATCGAGCTATCGGGTTATACGCTGGAAGAAAAAGTTGCGATCACAACGAAATGGATTATTCCTCGTCAGCTTAAAAAGCACGGTCTGCAAAAAGCTGATTTCTCTCTTAACTTAAACGTTATCAAGAAAATCATTGCTGACTATGCTCGTGAGCCAGGTGTTCGTGTACTTGAGCAACATATCGCTAAACTTTGTAGACGTGCGGCCCTTGATAAAGTTTCTAAGCCAAAAGGAAAAGCGAAGAAATTCGTTCCTACAGTTGAGAATCTTGAAGGAATGCTAGGGTCTCCAAGATTCCACTCTGATTCAGCTGAGAAGAAAAATAAACCAGGTGTTGTTACAGGTCTTGCTTGGACAGCATACGGTGGGGAAATTCTTTTCATTGAAACTCTTCCTCTTAAAGGGAAAGGATTCAAGCTTACAGGTCAGCTTGGTGGCGTAATGAACGAGTCAGCAAGTCTTGCTTATTCATACGTGAAGAAAATTCTTCAAAACCAAATTGATGTTGATACAGCTGCTACTAAGAAAAAAGCGGGAACTAAAAAACCTGTAGCAGGAACTCCTGCAGTTGTTGAACATGAACCAGAAGATTACTTAGCAGCTCATGAAGTGCATTTACACTTACCTGCAGGGGCAACACCAAAAGATGGTCCAAGTGCAGGGATCACGATGGCACTTGCTCTATACAGCTTAGCAACTAACAAAGCGGTTGATTCTAACATCGCTATGACTGGTGAATTAAGTTTAACTGGAAAGGTTCTACCAGTTGGTGGGATTAAGGAAAAAGTTCTTGCTGCTAAAAGAGCAGGGATCACAACTATCATTCTTCCAAAACAGAATGAGAAAGACCTTAAAGAAGTTCCTGTTCTACATAGAAAGGGAATGAAGTTTTTTCCAGTATCGCATTTTGATGAAGTTCTAAAGATCGCGCTTAAAAAGTGA
- a CDS encoding matrixin family metalloprotease — translation MPFALFIALILSWFANSAEAYVQNRTTTDALVHWSGAGFTLDLYLNPTNSQSLSTVDVTAQVAASIAEWNGKSRMTIRQNSTPSSNQASVNEIFFSTDPSVFANGTGVVGVTQVSFKNNTGEMIEADILINDNFTFSTDINEANYLGNVITHEMGHFLGLGHSQVAGSTMFYALSRGQNQIADDDKAGIYSIYPTGDSSKGSLTGKIMGGKSLAAVFGAHVQAISLKTGHISGASISDLDGSFSIAGLDRDDQYFIYTKPISLVGLPSRYNNARFDFCNSSKKYRGSFFQSCGSSGEGYPQAVKLNSSSVAVGNISIRCGLDVPVDYIQNKDQTPALFDIQSNVNSGTGNAFVGYFSSQDIASNAIDYFKMGYSNVNWNGISPTADLYVELKVLNQSFYSPFKANIAIKRSGVTTAITPNYVQEADGTLNLETTVRILINRSVQSDNDFEISVTPEIMEFPNFPVGLPNTKSDYFPAGSAFEDSLYFYLVTASIVRDNGNGTFTQVSYKNEVTTDNSSCPDAINTYALTSYSATGSAAPSGKKKDSGIACGTVDMNGGPGNGPGGFFIGLIFSLILCSLTSSIIKHNKTKHYSKLA, via the coding sequence ATGCCATTCGCACTATTTATTGCACTAATTCTGAGTTGGTTTGCCAACTCAGCAGAAGCTTATGTTCAAAATCGTACAACGACAGATGCTTTAGTTCACTGGAGCGGGGCCGGTTTTACTCTAGACCTGTATCTTAATCCCACTAATTCACAATCACTCTCGACAGTTGATGTGACTGCACAAGTGGCCGCATCGATTGCGGAGTGGAATGGCAAATCTCGTATGACCATCAGACAAAATAGTACACCGAGCTCAAATCAAGCAAGTGTGAATGAGATTTTCTTTTCAACAGATCCATCCGTTTTTGCTAATGGGACAGGAGTTGTCGGGGTCACTCAGGTTTCTTTTAAAAATAATACCGGAGAAATGATTGAAGCAGACATTCTCATTAATGATAATTTTACTTTTTCAACTGATATCAATGAGGCCAATTATTTAGGAAATGTGATCACTCATGAGATGGGGCATTTTCTTGGATTAGGGCATAGTCAGGTCGCCGGTTCGACAATGTTTTATGCACTTTCGCGAGGACAGAATCAAATTGCCGATGATGATAAGGCGGGTATTTATTCGATCTATCCAACAGGGGATTCATCGAAAGGATCTTTGACCGGAAAAATTATGGGAGGGAAATCCCTGGCCGCAGTTTTTGGGGCCCATGTTCAGGCGATCTCTCTTAAAACCGGGCATATTTCAGGGGCCAGTATTTCTGATCTCGATGGAAGTTTTTCTATCGCGGGTCTTGATCGCGATGATCAGTATTTTATTTATACAAAACCAATTTCCTTAGTTGGATTGCCGTCGAGATATAATAATGCTCGTTTTGATTTTTGCAATTCATCTAAAAAATATCGCGGAAGTTTTTTTCAATCTTGTGGGTCTTCAGGTGAAGGTTATCCTCAGGCCGTAAAACTAAACTCTTCATCAGTGGCAGTTGGAAATATTAGTATCCGCTGCGGTCTTGATGTACCTGTCGATTATATTCAAAATAAAGATCAGACTCCGGCGCTGTTTGATATTCAATCAAATGTGAATTCTGGAACAGGGAATGCCTTTGTTGGATATTTCTCATCACAGGATATTGCTTCTAATGCTATTGATTATTTTAAAATGGGATATTCGAACGTTAACTGGAATGGGATTTCTCCTACAGCTGATCTTTATGTCGAATTAAAAGTTTTAAACCAGTCTTTTTATTCTCCATTTAAAGCAAATATTGCGATCAAGAGAAGTGGAGTGACGACTGCTATCACACCTAATTATGTACAAGAAGCAGATGGGACCTTAAATCTAGAAACAACAGTAAGAATTTTGATTAACAGATCAGTTCAGTCGGATAATGATTTTGAGATTTCTGTGACTCCAGAGATTATGGAGTTCCCCAATTTTCCTGTTGGCCTTCCTAATACAAAATCAGATTATTTTCCTGCAGGTTCAGCCTTTGAAGACTCACTGTATTTTTATTTGGTCACTGCATCTATCGTGAGAGACAATGGTAATGGAACTTTCACTCAGGTTTCATATAAGAACGAAGTCACAACCGATAACAGTAGTTGCCCAGATGCGATTAATACATATGCGTTAACAAGTTATAGTGCAACGGGATCAGCTGCGCCTTCAGGAAAGAAAAAAGATAGTGGTATCGCGTGTGGTACTGTCGACATGAATGGTGGTCCCGGAAACGGACCAGGTGGATTTTTTATTGGTCTCATTTTCAGTCTAATCTTATGTAGTCTTACCTCTTCAATCATTAAGCATAATAAAACAAAACATTATAGCAAGTTAGCCTAA
- a CDS encoding excinuclease ABC subunit UvrA, with translation MQNLNIIKVRGARTHNLKNIDIDISLGKITCIAGPSGSGKSSLAFHTLLTESKRRFINSLPTDMKFFWEIPHTVDVDSIYPVLPAWGLPQHNPVINSRPVALDVMGGHERLQRLFMELGSFVCPDHHVPYEKYMALETVVTNLAKDKSGEDEVYHLFCKAEDYRRNVSNEFNPSRTFDGKSVKEFNEEDQWYELFRVKKKSVDLILPKFKETKLEEGAELLLYSLSGKKKAQFKNTFEYRCPICSKKAPSSKVTTVESLSPLNALGACPTCEGHGAILVYDREKLVKDPTKSIKEGAINFLNFSHFLHLLPAFLKEAKKLGYDLDIPFKDQPQSIWKFLYEGHGKYEGFNDYFEYLKTQRYKKNIRIYMRSMQTEMLCAACEGTRVSEEAGSVTLVLKDSIVTFKDFLKLNFENSKVMLANIKKDLIDKLKYEKLISTFEKLERLYSVSDDLGLGHLQNTRKVRSMSSSEYQRLLLSKYLSYEGSQSLFVLDEPSLGLSLATQKKLITYLRKLRDQGNTILMVEHSEFLKSTSDELVLMGPFAGGRGGEVLYQGPYKEEKVKLPRMDFDLSGKKTFIELTDASIRGLTKKKIEIQKDAINWVHGESGTGKTSFIVNIIANEVHKYTNGTRLSFEDYEFKKLKGINDLSCVIVINSSLDKISSRSTVATYTDLGGFVRKYFANLEVSKKLGLKEGHFSSNSELGQCSSCEGRGVKTVEMYFMEDVEFVCEDCQGKKLKPYYANISDGTMTVYEAFNKPLSEVLNHIRLTPKGKRIFEYFKILKLDYLSLDRTLVSLSGGERQRLQLLSLLDKKTQGALIIFENITSGLSHHEYAPLAELLHQLSGTGNTVVVIDQNAFFAHISHHQIEF, from the coding sequence ATGCAGAACTTAAACATCATAAAAGTCCGCGGTGCTCGCACACATAATTTAAAAAACATCGATATTGATATTTCTCTGGGAAAAATCACGTGTATTGCTGGGCCTTCGGGGTCTGGGAAGAGCTCGCTGGCTTTCCATACACTTTTAACTGAGTCCAAAAGGCGTTTTATTAACTCGCTTCCGACCGATATGAAGTTCTTTTGGGAAATCCCTCATACGGTAGACGTCGATAGCATTTATCCGGTTTTACCGGCCTGGGGACTTCCTCAGCATAATCCGGTTATTAACTCGCGTCCGGTGGCCCTGGATGTAATGGGTGGGCACGAGAGATTACAGCGCCTGTTTATGGAGTTGGGGTCATTTGTTTGTCCGGATCATCATGTGCCGTATGAAAAGTATATGGCGCTTGAGACGGTGGTGACTAATCTGGCGAAAGATAAGAGCGGTGAAGATGAAGTCTATCACTTATTTTGTAAGGCCGAAGATTATAGAAGGAACGTCTCGAATGAGTTTAATCCGTCGAGAACTTTTGATGGGAAATCTGTCAAAGAGTTTAACGAAGAAGATCAGTGGTATGAGCTTTTCCGTGTGAAAAAGAAGAGTGTGGATTTGATTCTGCCGAAGTTTAAAGAAACTAAACTGGAAGAAGGAGCAGAGCTTTTACTCTATTCTTTGAGTGGCAAAAAGAAAGCGCAGTTTAAAAATACGTTTGAATATAGATGTCCGATTTGTAGTAAGAAGGCACCGTCTTCGAAGGTGACGACTGTTGAATCACTTTCTCCACTCAATGCTCTTGGTGCCTGTCCGACTTGTGAAGGGCATGGTGCGATTCTAGTTTATGATAGAGAAAAACTGGTAAAAGATCCGACGAAAAGTATTAAAGAAGGAGCGATTAACTTTTTAAATTTTTCGCATTTTTTACATTTGTTGCCGGCGTTTTTGAAAGAAGCAAAAAAGCTTGGATATGATTTAGATATTCCATTTAAAGATCAGCCGCAGAGTATTTGGAAATTCCTCTATGAAGGACATGGAAAATACGAAGGGTTTAATGATTATTTTGAGTACTTAAAAACTCAACGCTATAAAAAGAACATTCGTATTTATATGAGAAGCATGCAGACAGAAATGTTGTGCGCGGCCTGCGAAGGAACGAGAGTTTCTGAAGAGGCGGGAAGTGTGACTCTTGTATTGAAAGATAGCATTGTGACTTTCAAAGATTTTTTGAAATTGAATTTTGAAAATTCGAAAGTTATGTTGGCGAATATTAAGAAGGATCTCATTGATAAATTGAAGTATGAAAAACTGATCAGCACGTTTGAGAAGCTAGAGAGACTTTATAGTGTGAGTGATGATTTAGGGTTAGGGCATTTGCAGAATACGAGAAAAGTTCGTTCGATGAGCTCCAGTGAGTATCAGCGATTGCTGCTTTCGAAGTATCTTTCTTATGAAGGATCTCAGTCTTTGTTTGTTTTGGATGAACCGAGTTTGGGGTTGAGTCTTGCGACTCAGAAAAAACTTATTACCTACTTAAGAAAACTGCGCGATCAGGGCAATACTATTTTAATGGTAGAGCACTCGGAGTTTTTAAAATCGACTTCTGATGAACTCGTTCTTATGGGGCCGTTTGCAGGTGGGCGTGGTGGAGAAGTTCTTTATCAAGGGCCTTACAAAGAAGAGAAGGTGAAACTTCCACGAATGGATTTTGATCTAAGTGGGAAGAAGACTTTTATTGAACTGACAGATGCGAGCATTCGAGGTCTGACTAAGAAGAAAATTGAAATTCAAAAAGATGCGATTAACTGGGTTCATGGAGAGTCGGGTACAGGTAAGACATCTTTTATCGTCAATATTATTGCTAACGAAGTTCATAAATATACCAATGGGACGAGGCTTTCATTCGAGGATTATGAATTTAAAAAACTGAAAGGCATCAATGATTTATCGTGCGTGATTGTTATTAATAGCAGTCTGGATAAAATCTCTTCGAGGTCAACTGTTGCAACTTATACTGACCTGGGTGGTTTTGTGAGAAAGTACTTTGCTAACTTAGAAGTTTCTAAAAAATTAGGACTTAAAGAAGGGCATTTTTCTTCAAATTCTGAGCTAGGACAATGTTCGAGTTGTGAAGGGCGTGGAGTGAAAACCGTTGAGATGTATTTCATGGAAGACGTGGAGTTTGTCTGTGAAGACTGTCAGGGGAAAAAGCTTAAACCATATTATGCAAATATCTCAGATGGGACGATGACAGTTTACGAAGCTTTTAATAAACCTCTATCAGAAGTTTTAAATCACATCAGATTAACACCGAAGGGAAAGAGAATTTTTGAATACTTTAAAATTTTAAAATTAGACTATCTCTCACTTGATAGAACACTCGTTTCTCTCTCTGGTGGAGAGAGACAAAGGCTGCAACTTTTAAGTCTTTTAGATAAAAAAACTCAAGGGGCCTTGATCATTTTTGAGAATATAACCAGTGGTCTTTCTCATCATGAATACGCACCTCTTGCCGAGCTTTTGCACCAATTATCTGGCACTGGGAACACTGTTGTAGTAATTGACCAAAATGCTTTCTTTGCCCATATCTCCCATCATCAAATCGAGTTTTAG
- the rpsI gene encoding 30S ribosomal protein S9 has protein sequence MAAKGKTYDTHAIGRRKTAVARVYMAAGTGKITINKRDLKNFFKQETNLYVVNQPLNLTKLLEKFDFVINVNGGGISGQAGAIRLGISRALIKVQPNLRPELKAAGFLTRDPRAVERKKAGRSGARKRYQFSKR, from the coding sequence ATGGCTGCAAAAGGTAAAACATACGATACTCACGCAATCGGAAGAAGAAAAACTGCTGTTGCAAGAGTTTACATGGCCGCTGGGACAGGTAAAATCACAATCAATAAAAGAGATCTTAAAAATTTCTTCAAACAAGAAACTAACCTTTATGTTGTTAATCAACCTCTAAATCTTACTAAACTTCTTGAGAAATTTGACTTCGTAATCAACGTTAACGGTGGCGGAATTTCAGGACAAGCTGGAGCAATCAGATTAGGAATCTCAAGAGCCCTAATTAAAGTTCAACCAAACCTTCGTCCAGAACTTAAAGCTGCAGGATTCCTAACAAGAGATCCAAGAGCTGTTGAACGTAAGAAAGCTGGTAGATCAGGTGCTCGTAAGAGATACCAATTCTCAAAAAGATAA
- the rplM gene encoding 50S ribosomal protein L13 — MYTQKSFVLKPAEADKKWFVVDAQDQIVGRLATQIADLLRGKLNPKFTYNTDSGDYVVVINADKVKFTGNKWNDKDYFWHTNFTGGIKSRTAKQMLESHPEEILMEAVKGMLPKNTLGRKQLTKLKVFAGASHDHAAQNPTEYKLK, encoded by the coding sequence ATGTATACTCAAAAATCATTCGTTCTAAAGCCAGCTGAAGCAGACAAAAAATGGTTCGTTGTCGATGCTCAAGACCAAATCGTAGGTAGACTTGCAACTCAAATTGCAGATCTTCTAAGAGGGAAATTGAATCCAAAATTCACATACAATACTGATTCTGGTGACTACGTAGTAGTTATCAATGCAGATAAAGTTAAGTTCACTGGAAACAAGTGGAATGACAAAGACTATTTCTGGCACACAAACTTCACAGGTGGAATTAAATCTAGAACGGCTAAGCAAATGCTTGAGTCGCATCCAGAAGAAATCCTTATGGAAGCTGTAAAAGGAATGCTTCCAAAAAATACTCTTGGAAGAAAACAATTAACAAAACTTAAGGTTTTCGCTGGCGCATCTCATGATCACGCTGCTCAGAACCCTACAGAATATAAATTAAAGTAA